A genomic window from Salvia hispanica cultivar TCC Black 2014 chromosome 5, UniMelb_Shisp_WGS_1.0, whole genome shotgun sequence includes:
- the LOC125187625 gene encoding EIN3-binding F-box protein 1-like — translation MPALVNYRGDDDLYSGASLRSGDSGLLLSNSHVEIYCPPRKRSRISGPCVISGNFFEDNRPSVDVLPDECLFEIFRRLPGGRERSSAACVSKRWLTILSSVRSSEFYNKEHVSADEDMEVECDGYLTRCVEGKKATDVRLAAIAVGTSSRGGLGKLSIRGSNSLRKVSNFGMSAIARGCPSLKALSLWNVPSIGDEGLFEIARECHSLEKLDLCQCPSISNKGLAAVAKSCPNLTAVNIESCSNIGNDGLQALAKFCPKLQSITIKDCARVGDQGIACLLSSASALTKVKLQSLNITDYSVAVIGHYGKAIANLVLCGLQNVSQKGFWVMGNARGLESLSNLTVSSCRGITDLSIEAIGKGCPNLKHMCVRKCCFVSDNGLVAFAKATSSLEYLQLEECNRITQIGILTALSCISSKLKSVSLVKCMGIKDLSMDFPTLSPCESLRSLSIRSCPGFGSTSLAMVGKLCPHLHHLDLSGLCGITDTGLLPLLECCEAGLAKVDLSECSNLTDEVILALARLHGATLELVNLDGCQKITDATLAALAESCPLLNDLDVSRCLVTDAGVAALSRGVQSNLQVLSLSGCSMVSNKSIPALERLGQTLVGLNLQHCNSISNSKVEMLTEKLWRCDILS, via the exons ATGCCTGCTCTTGTCAATTACAGAG GTGATGATGATCTGTATTCTGGGGCTTCATTGCGTTCCGGAGATTCCGGCCTCTTACTCTCCAACTCCCACGTGGAGATCTACTGCCCTCCAAGGAAGCGGTCGCGGATCAGCGGCCCTTGCGTCATTAGTGGGAACTTCTTCGAGGATAACAGACCATCTGTTGATGTCCTCCCAGATGAGTGCTTATTCGAGATCTTCAGGCGCTTACCTGGTGGCCGGGAGAGGAGTTCCGCAGCATGTGTTTCAAAGCGCTGGCTCACGATCTTGAGCAGCGTTCGCAGCTCTGAGTTCTACAACAAGGAACATGTCTCCGCGGATGAGGATATGGAAGTGGAATGCGATGGGTACCTCACTAGGTGTGTGGAAGGGAAGAAAGCGACGGATGTCAGGCTTGCCGCCATTGCAGTTGGCACATCTAGCCGCGGGGGACTTGGGAAGCTTTCTATCAGGGGAAGCAACTCGTTGAGGAAGGTTTCTAACTTTGGTATGTCAGCGATAGCTCGCGGTTGCCCTTCCCTCAAGGCTCTCTCATTGTGGAATGTGCCCTCCATCGGTGACGAAGGACTATTTGAGATTGCACGAGAGTGCCATTCGTTGGAGAAGCTAGACCTGTGCCAATGCCCTTCAATCTCTAACAAGGGTTTGGCTGCCGTCGCAAAGAGTTGTCCCAATTTGACTGCAGTGAATATCGAGTCGTGTTCAAACATTGGCAATGACGGCCTTCAAGCACTTGCCAAATTCTGTCCGAAGCTGCAGTCAATCACTATCAAAGACTGCGCGCGTGTTGGGGATCAGGGAATTGCCTGCCTTTTGTCATCGGCCTCTGCCTTGACAAAGGTGAAACTTCAGTCGCTCAACATCACAGATTACTCGGTTGCTGTGATAGGCCACTACGGAAAAGCCATTGCGAATCTTGTTCTATGTGGGCTTCAAAATGTGAGCCAAAAAGGCTTCTGGGTGATGGGCAATGCACGAGGTCTTGAATCGCTATCGAATCTGACCGTTAGTTCTTGCCGGGGAATAACCGACTTGAGCATCGAAGCAATCGGGAAGGGCTGCCCAAACTTAAAACACATGTGTGTCCGTAAGTGTTGCTTTGTGTCTGATAATGGGCTCGTGGCTTTTGCCAAGGCAACGAGTTCTCTTGAATACTTGCAGTTGGAGGAATGCAATAGGATTACACAAATAGGGATCTTGACTGCTCTTTCCTGCATCagttcaaaattgaaatctgTTTCTTTGGTTAAATGCATGGGAATCAAGGATCTATCGATGGACTTTCCAACGCTCTCCCCCTGCGAGTCTCTTCGTTCTTTGTCGATCCGGAGCTGTCCCGGATTCGGAAGTACTAGTTTGGCTATGGTTGGGAAGCTATGCCCCCACCTACATCACCTGGATCTGAGTGGACTTTGCGGGATCACGGACACAGGGCTTCTCCCGCTCCTAGAATGCTGTGAGGCGGGGCTCGCCAAGGTTGATCTTAGCGAGTGCTCGAATTTGACCGACGAAGTGATCTTGGCTTTGGCTAGGTTGCACGGTGCGACTCTTGAATTGGTGAATCTCGACGGGTGCCAAAAGATCACCGATGCAACTCTAGCAGCGCTGGCCGAGAGTTGCCCGTTACTCAATGACCTTGACGTCTCCAGGTGTTTGGTCACGGATGCTGGTGTTGCTGCTCTTTCGCGTGGAGTGCAATCTAATCTGCAGGTCCTCTCCTTGTCGGGGTGCTCGATGGTGTCGAACAAGAGCATTCCCGCTCTCGAGAGACTGGGGCAGACACTCGTCGGCTTGAATCTCCAGCACTGCAACTCCATCAGCAACAGCAAAGTGGAGATGCTCACTGAGAAATTGTGGAGATGTGATATCCTTTCTTGA